The following DNA comes from Erigeron canadensis isolate Cc75 chromosome 3, C_canadensis_v1, whole genome shotgun sequence.
tgtgccgatttagttgttaatttagtagtttgatccttcctcacgcgtgaggaagttgTTTGCTTTAATAATTTagctttttctttgtttatcacaggtgcatttgatgttggtgttagttgtgttttgcaggattaTTTCTAGTTGATGAACTTGCGTTCTTCGGGGTTACCTTTGCATAGTCCTTTGAGAACTCCACCAAGACGCAGGATTAATTTCGAAGCACCACCACCGTATTCACCTATAGCTTTACCCACCGTATTCACCGAATTCTTTAATCTTGCACTTATTAAAAAAGAGATGGGTGACGAAAGACCGAGAGATCCAAATGACATCCGGTATGGTGACCGACCCCGAACTATTCCTACGGCTTGTGGTTCCGCTATTAGAACACCGGGTGTTGATCAAAATTTCAACTTGAAGCCAAATCATCTTAAGAGCATCGAAGGGCAGAAAtttgatggaaagaagaaatgggatcgatataagcacttggagagATTTGAGAAGTTAGCACGGCTCTACCAATATGGccaaaatcaaatgaatgccATGAAGCTTGAGACTTTTCCCATTACTCTAACCGGAGAAGCCGAAGATTGGTTTATGATCTTTCCAAGAATTCGATTActacttgggatcaactcaaaGAAGCGTTTATCGGTGATTTTTactcggttagaactcaaaggcaattggaaaaTTTGATTAGATCCTTTTTGCAAGTAGATGGggaagatgttgttgatgcatggatctgatttaaagaaatgttgagaaattgTCCGGGACATGAATTAACCAAGGAAAAGTATGTAGAGTTGTTCTTTGATGGTTTGAATAAGGCGTCCAAAAGAGAGATGGGGTATGCATTTGGTGGAAGTTTCAGCAAGAttactccaaatgaaggttatGACATCTTGGAAGCTATGGAGAAGAATAATGCAGTTATGGATGATAAGAGGTTTTTGAAGAATGAGAGTAGATTAACCAAAGGAGCTAAGGAAGGTAAAGTTGCAAGAGCCGAAGGTAGTAACAACTCTAATGTCATTGACGAGATTCAGGCCTTATCTGCTCGTATGGATAAGGGATTTGCAGCTCACGAGTCTCGGTTTGGTTATCTTGAAAGGGATGTGAAAGTTCTTGCTGATGGATGTGATCATTGTGGAGATACACATTATTCTGAAGATTGTCCCAACCAGGGACCTGAAGATGTAAACTACATTTAGAATCAGCAACAAGGAGGTTTTCAGCgaaacaccggttttcagaacCGGTCATCAGGTAGTAACtcctataactcttcttttcctgctaatactaCTCGTTTTTCAGGTAACAAGTGGGAAAGGAACAACTATCAAAATCAACTACAGCAGTAGGAGACTCAACAAAGTCAAGGATCAAGTTCTTCTACTTCTACTCctgatcctaatgccgagttgAGAGAGATGATGAACCAAATGATGAGCAATCAGATTGAGACCAACCAAAGCATTCAGAATATAAGAGAGGATACTAAGGAGTTGAGTGAGAGGTTGGATAGGATCAATGGCAAAATGGAGATGAATGCAAAGAATCAGAGCATCAACTTcaaggatcttgaaagtaggaTGGCTGCTATAACTAGGCCTCATGGTGCTTTAcctagtaacactcagcagaatccaAAGCAGAATCAAGGGTCGAATAATGgtcagaagtacactccacctACAGTTCGTCAGGAGCAAGCAAAGGCCATTACAACCAGAACAGGTAGATCCTATGaccctcctcctaatcctaatgttattgtttcagatgtgcaggatacaggTGATAATGATGAAGCTGAAGTTAATGAAGAAATTGAGATGGAAGATAGTTCGACTGTAAAGACTCCGGTTACTCCACCGAAACCAGCTGTGAtacccgaggctaagccatacaagcctaaggttccatttccacagcggttcagAATGGCTAAGCTAAAGGAACAgtatgataaatttgttaatatgattaaaaatgttcacattaatgTTCCTTTAATTGATTTGATCCAGGGAATGCCAAATTATGCAAAGTTTATCAAAGAACTTGTGACGgataaaggaaagatggatgaggtgaaGGTCGCTTATCTTAATGccgagtgttctgctatcttgcagaacCAACAGATTCCAcctaagcttgaggatccagggagtttcctTATCACTTGTTCTATTCGCTCTTTAACTTGTAAGGCACTTGCCGATTTAGGTGCTAGCATTAACTTGAAgccttactcggtttggagtaagttggcATCTGGAATTTTGAGACCTACCCGTATGAGTATAAGATTAGCTGACcattcttttcagtatcccattgggattgctgaaaacatgACTGTACAGGTAGGGCATATtgtcttgttgattttgtgatcctcgaaatggaggaagatacTAAGGTACCCCTAATTTTACGTAGACCATTCTTTAATACCGCGGATACTATCatccgggtgaaagataaggaGAATTCTTTTGGTGTGGGTACGGATAGGATTGTTTTCAATGTTGAAagatctattaagcattcttactctACCGATGAGTCTTGTTTCAAGATAGATGtcattgatgatgctttggatcagGAATTTGAGGAATTCATTGAGACTGAGGTAGATGAAGAGCTCACTCGCCTAGGAGATGGAGATATAGATGATGAGTTGTTTGCAGAGGTTATGGCACTAAGTttggatgagacacctccagaGGATGAGAACTTTGAAAGAgttgttgctgatggaagctcaagggtaCCGAATTCTgttgatgtaccccctactgaTGTAGAGCTTAAGCCATTGCCTGCGCACTTGGAGTATGTTTACTTGGCAGGTAGATCCTCTTTACCCGTAGTTATCTCTTCTTTCTCTCAAGTGAAGAGAAAGGACTTCTTTTGGCCGTACTTaaagctcataagcgggcttttgcttggaagactaccgtcattccaggtattagtcctgatttttgccaacataaaatagattttgttgatgatgtgaagcccgttgtccagagacaaaggaggcttaatccTATCATGAAAGAGGTAGTTAAGAAATAAGTCATTAAGTTgttagatgcagggatcattttccctattgccgatagttcttgggtaagtTCGGTCCATTGTGTGCCCAAAAAAGGGGGCATGACCGTTGTTGAAAATGAGAATAAGGAACTCTTGACCACTAGAACTGTCACGGGTTGGCGTGTTTGTATTGATTACCGTAAGCTtaatgatgccacccgtaaggatcacTTTCCTTTACCtttcattgatcaaatgttgaAAAGACTTGCAGGcaatgaatatttttgtttcttggacgggttctccgggtacttccaaatacccatcgatccaaaagaccaagaaaagaccactttcACATGCCCATTTAGTACTTTTGCTTATGGCGAATGCCGTTTGgtttgtgtaatgccccgggcacATTTCAAAGCTGCATGATTGTTATTTTCCAAGACATGCTTGAgacctcaatggaggttttcatggatgatttctcggtttttGGGGATTCTTTTCGGTCTTGCTTGCATAACttagataagatgttgacaCGGCGTGAAAGGACACACcttgttttgaattgggaaaagTGTCATTTCATGGTGACCGAGGGTATTGTGATGGGGCACAAAGTGTCAAAGGCCGGGATAGAAGTTGATAGGGCTAAGATTGATGTTATAGCCAAGCTACccccgccttccaatgtgaaaggggtaaGATGTTTTCTTGGACATGCTGGTTTTTACTGTAGATTTATTaaggatttctctaagattactcgtccgatgacccacttgttggagaaggacgtcccttttgtgtttgatgatgctTGTTTGAGTGCTTTTCAGGTATTAAAGGAGTAGCTGACTAATTCTCCCATCATGGTTGGTCCGGATTGGAATTTGCCGGTTGAATTAATGTGTGATGCAAATGACTATGCCGTAGGAGCGGTGCTTAGGCAAAGGgttgataagcatttcaagccaatCTACTttgctagtaaaaccttgaaccCAGCTCAGCAAAATTACACCACAACTGAGAAGGAGTTGTTTGCTGTTGTTTATGCATTTGATAAATTTAGATCATATTTAGTATTGAGTAAAATTGTTGTGTTTACTGACCATTCGGCCCTAAAGTACTTGTTCTCGAAACAAGATGCGAAGCCTAGACTTATCCGTTGGATTTTGTTATTGCAAGAATTTGACATAGAAATtaaggataagaaaggggcCGAAAATTTGGCTGCCGACCAGGGAGGAACTTGAAGATTTGACATAGAATTTGAGTCGTCTAGAGGATCCTCACAGGGAGGAACTTCAAGAGGGGGAGATTAATGATCGTTTCCCCGATGAGTCGgttaatgttatttataatactAATGATGGTCCTTGATTTGCAGATAtagctaattatttggttgcaggaGAGATACCAGATGATTTCTCGaaacaacaaaagaagaagctcAAGACCGATGCTAGGCACCACTTTTGGGAGTCACCATATTTGTTTCGTATTTGTGCAGATGGCATGGTGAGGAGACGTGTAGCTGAAGCTGAAATTAGGGAGATTTTGGATCCTTGTCACTACGGGCCAACTGGAGGTCACTATGGTCCTCAAGTTACTAGTAAGAAAGTGtatgatgcaggtttctattggcctacaATTTTTCAAGAGGCCCGGACTTTGGTAGAAACTTGTGACATTTGCCAACGACAAGGGAACATCACTAGACAACACGAAATGCCTTAACAAGGAATCCAtgtatgtgaagtttttgacATTTGGGGTATAGACTTCATGGAACCGttcccaccgtctaacaagtttcagtatattttagttgttgttgactacgtgtctaagtgggctgaagctaaggctttgcctacaaacgaTGCAAGAGTAGTCAttgattttttgaaatatttctcTCGTTTTGGTTGTCCTAGGGCCCTAATTAGTGACCGTGGTACCcattttgaaaatcatcaactaGCTAAGGTTCTAAAAAGATATGGTGTTTGTCACTACTTTTCGACTTTTTATCAaccacagaccagtggtcaagtagaaaacaccaacagggctttgaaaaggattttggaaaaaacagttggggataaccccaaggtttggtcaaagaagttagatgacgccttgtgggcatttaggaTGGCTTTTAAGACGCCGATTGGCACCACGCCATACCGGTTGCTCTACggtaagacttgtcatttaccggttgaattagagcataaggcgtattgggcaTTGAGAAACATGAACCTGGATatgatggaggccggtgaaTTTAGGAtgttgcaacttcatgagctcAATGAGCTTAGGTTGGGTGCATATGAGAACTCTAGgatttataaagagaaaaccaaAGTTTACCATTACAAAATGATCTGTAGGAAGGAGTTTAAGGTTGGAGCAAAAGTTGttatttttgtcaaagtttaaaatcaaacaacctAAGTTGACTTCTAGATGGATAGGACCTTTTGTGATTAAGCATGTGTATCCGTCCGGCTATGTTGAGCTGTTTAAAAGAAATGGAGACGGATCTTTTATTGTGAATGGCCATAGGTTGAAGTTGTACTTGGAAGAAGACCAAGAGGAGGGGATGGTTGAGGAAGTCCCCATTTTTTAACCCGAAGCTTGAAAGATGGTCGAGTCTAGCTCAtaactcgtaaataaattaagctcttctcgggaggcaacccgtgtctAATTTTGTTGCTTTGTATTTCATATTGTTAGTTAgcttttgattttgtattgtcAAGAAAGTGCAAGTTCAGGTTTGGTGTGAAGCGGATTGAGATAAGTTTGGATTGAAACTAggcaaaaaaaaattctgaAAACGTcccccactgcgctgcagtgggggTGGAGAGTTCAACTGCGACGCATCCATTTCTTTCGTaaattttttggttaaaaatcccactgcggcgcaaccCATTTTCTCGGCATTCCAAATGCTTTAAAcctcattgcgccgcagtgagggaggTCGAaacccactgcgtcgcagtgggtgGGTTGACAAGTCAACAGGGGGAGCGGGTTAAGAGCCAATCAAAAAAGGGAAAGTTTATTTCTTATcttcataaaaaaaagaagaaaacctCTTTCATACTTATCTCTTAAAAACCGAACGGTTCCTCTTCAAAAACTAAGAGCTCCGATTTTCACCTCAAATTCACCACAAATCTtgtatttttcttcttctattaTCTCAAATTATCTATCATTACCATTATCATGGGAAAGAATGTAAGTTTTCttgtatattttctttttaattcctTAATTTTGATTTCCTGATTATTAGGGTTTAATTGCCAAATTGGTTGGTGGGTTTTGTGGGTAGTGTGTTATGGAAGCTAATGTAATGTTCAATTTCACGATTCAAACACTTGTTCGTCCGAATTTAAGTCGAAATTAAACttagggttttgaaaatttagggttttttgatgaacaagtgtGGGGGGTAATCAAAGTGTGATTATATAGTAATTGTTGCTTAATATAATTGTTAGAATGATTAATTACCCCGATTAGTTTGCTTAAATTCGTGAATTAGTTGAAGAAGTTGCCCAGATATTCAaaccattgcgccgcagtggtggtgggTCTtggccactgcgccgcagtggcttGCTCGTGACCTGCACATGC
Coding sequences within:
- the LOC122591618 gene encoding uncharacterized protein LOC122591618; translation: MSNQIETNQSIQNIREDTKELSERLDRINGKMEMNAKNQSINFKDLESRMAAITRPHGALPSNTQQNPKQNQGSNNGQKYTPPTVRQEQAKAITTRTGRSYDPPPNPNVIVSDVQDTGDNDEAEVNEEIEMEDSSTVKTPVTPPKPAGMPNYAKFIKELVTDKGKMDEVKVAYLNAECSAILQNQQIPPKLEDPGSFLITCSIRSLTCKALADLGASINLKPYSVWSRAYCLVDFVILEMEEDTKVPLILRRPFFNTADTIIRVKDKENSFGVGTDRIVFNVERSIKHSYSTDESCFKIDVIDDALDQEFEEFIETEVDEELTRLGDGDIDDELFAEVMALSLDETPPEDENFERVVADGSSRVPNSVDVPPTDVELKPLPAHLEYVYLADKMLTRRERTHLVLNWEKCHFMVTEGIVMGHKVSKAGIEVDRAKIDVIAKLPPPSNVKGVLKE